From Cellulosimicrobium sp. ES-005, one genomic window encodes:
- a CDS encoding SIS domain-containing protein, whose translation MTIPDTTTRRRAAVLETARAVVAHEAQGVAASVTDLGDVFLDVVQRVYECTGKVFVTGAGTSGAVARRMAHLLSVSGTPSVFISGADALHGTMGAMAPGDILVAISRGGGSDEINDLVVRAKERGVDTVVAVTADASSRLARNADVVVELTMIPGIDPGEVIAMGSTLVTAAWGDALAVVLMRMRGYSWANVLHSHPSGAVGKIDEAPQELPPLEPYWK comes from the coding sequence ATGACCATCCCCGACACCACGACGCGACGCCGTGCCGCCGTGCTCGAGACCGCCCGGGCCGTCGTCGCGCACGAGGCGCAGGGGGTCGCCGCGAGCGTGACCGACCTGGGCGACGTGTTCCTGGACGTGGTCCAGCGGGTGTACGAGTGCACGGGCAAGGTCTTCGTCACCGGGGCCGGCACGTCCGGCGCGGTCGCGCGCCGCATGGCGCACCTGCTCTCCGTGTCCGGCACCCCGTCGGTGTTCATCTCGGGCGCGGACGCGCTGCACGGCACGATGGGCGCGATGGCCCCGGGCGACATCCTCGTCGCGATCTCGCGCGGGGGCGGGAGCGACGAGATCAACGACCTGGTCGTGCGCGCCAAGGAGCGTGGCGTCGACACGGTCGTCGCGGTCACGGCGGACGCCTCCTCGCGCCTCGCGCGGAACGCGGACGTCGTGGTCGAGCTGACGATGATCCCGGGGATCGACCCCGGCGAGGTCATCGCGATGGGATCTACCCTCGTGACGGCAGCGTGGGGCGACGCGCTCGCCGTGGTCCTCATGCGGATGCGCGGGTACTCGTGGGCGAACGTCCTGCACTCGCACCCCTCCGGGGCGGTCGGCAAGATCGACGAGGCGCCCCAGGAGCTGCCGCCCCTCGAGCCCTACTGGAAGTAG
- a CDS encoding FGGY family carbohydrate kinase, with protein MDLVAGVDSSTQSCTVELRRRDDGALVGTASAPHPRTAPPVSRQDPRDWWAAFRAAFSGALRDADADPTQVVALAVGAQCHGLVLLDRSGEPLAPAPLWNDTTAGPAAARIAEEYGLERWMQDVGMAPSSALTIMKLAHVAEIDPALLGRVAHVLVPHDYLTYRLTGSTVTDRSDAAGTGYLDVHRGVWRPELLDRFVSPDVGWEDVLPTVLGPDTPAGTVRPDVAAELGLRPGVVVGPGGGDQHLAAVGLGLVEGDLGVSLGTSGVVLSPRRTSVVDPLGTVDSVCDATGGYLPLACTLNAAKVTDTFARLLDVDHATLERLALAAPVRGERPTLVAYLDGERTPRRPGATGVLGGITGETTREDLALAAFEGVVAGLVGAARALERVGVDTSGEVVVNGGGARSLAYRQVLADALGRPVVRRAAPEATARGACVQAVAVLEGTTVAGVAASWVPEVLDVVPPRDVPATIDAPYYDLLATVADRPRPPAA; from the coding sequence ATGGACCTTGTCGCAGGGGTCGACTCCTCGACCCAGTCCTGCACCGTCGAGCTGCGCCGCCGGGACGACGGCGCGCTCGTCGGGACCGCGTCGGCCCCCCATCCCCGCACCGCGCCTCCGGTCAGCCGGCAGGACCCGCGGGACTGGTGGGCCGCGTTCCGGGCGGCGTTCTCGGGCGCGCTGCGCGACGCCGACGCCGACCCGACGCAGGTCGTCGCGCTCGCCGTCGGCGCCCAGTGCCACGGGCTCGTGCTCCTGGACCGGAGCGGGGAGCCCCTGGCTCCCGCGCCGCTGTGGAACGACACGACGGCGGGCCCGGCGGCGGCGCGGATCGCCGAGGAGTACGGGCTCGAGCGGTGGATGCAGGACGTCGGTATGGCGCCGTCGTCCGCCCTGACGATCATGAAGCTCGCGCACGTGGCGGAGATCGACCCCGCGCTCCTCGGGCGCGTCGCGCACGTCCTCGTGCCGCACGACTACCTCACCTACCGGCTCACCGGGTCGACGGTCACCGACCGGTCCGACGCCGCCGGGACCGGCTACCTCGACGTCCACCGCGGCGTCTGGCGGCCCGAGCTGCTGGACCGCTTCGTCTCGCCGGACGTCGGCTGGGAGGACGTCCTCCCGACCGTCCTCGGTCCCGACACCCCGGCCGGGACCGTGCGGCCGGACGTCGCCGCCGAGCTCGGGCTCCGGCCGGGCGTCGTCGTCGGTCCGGGCGGGGGAGACCAGCACCTCGCCGCCGTCGGGCTCGGCCTCGTCGAGGGCGACCTCGGGGTCTCGCTCGGGACGTCCGGCGTCGTCCTCAGCCCGCGCCGCACGTCCGTCGTCGACCCCCTCGGCACGGTCGACTCCGTGTGCGACGCGACCGGCGGGTATCTGCCGCTCGCGTGCACGCTCAACGCCGCCAAGGTCACCGACACCTTCGCGCGGCTCCTCGACGTCGACCACGCGACCCTCGAACGCCTCGCGCTCGCCGCCCCCGTCCGGGGAGAGCGGCCGACGCTCGTCGCCTACCTCGACGGCGAGCGCACCCCGCGGCGACCGGGCGCGACCGGCGTGCTCGGCGGGATCACCGGAGAGACCACGCGGGAGGACCTCGCGCTGGCCGCGTTCGAGGGTGTCGTCGCCGGCCTGGTCGGGGCGGCCCGCGCGCTCGAGCGGGTGGGCGTCGACACGAGCGGGGAGGTCGTCGTCAACGGCGGCGGCGCCCGGTCGCTCGCGTACCGGCAGGTCCTCGCCGACGCCCTCGGCCGCCCCGTCGTGCGTCGTGCGGCCCCCGAGGCGACGGCGCGCGGGGCGTGCGTCCAGGCCGTCGCCGTCCTCGAGGGCACCACCGTGGCGGGAGTCGCCGCGTCGTGGGTGCCCGAGGTGCTCGACGTCGTCCCGCCCCGCGACGTGCCCGCGACGATCGACGCCCCCTACTACGACCTGCTCGCCACGGTCGCGGACCGGCCCCGGCCGCCCGCGGCCTGA
- a CDS encoding family 1 glycosylhydrolase, whose amino-acid sequence MSITFPENFVWGASTAAHQIEGNNVNSDWWAREVDPASTLAEPSGDAADSYHRYADDIRLLAESGLTSYRFSIEWARIEPAEGRFSRAELDHYRRMIDCCLEHGVTPLVTLHHFTSPRWFAEDGGWTDPRSVERFARYVEHVLPLLDRASHVFTINEPNILAMMITAAKGTEQLQAGTMHAPDPVATEHLIAAHRRAVELVRTVGVPVGWPVAPQQFFADPGAEEVLREYAYPRETVFLEASRGDDFVAVQAYTRTRITVDGPLPAPEDSEKTLTGWEYYPAAIAEAARLGHELTGLPVLVSENGIATADDARRIDYTRDALRALHAEMEAGLPLLGYLHWSLLDNYEWGSYAPTFGLVAWDPETFERTPKPSLAWLGGVARGTVSLDD is encoded by the coding sequence GTGTCGATCACCTTCCCCGAGAACTTCGTCTGGGGCGCCTCGACGGCGGCCCACCAGATCGAGGGCAACAACGTCAACAGCGACTGGTGGGCGCGCGAGGTCGACCCGGCCTCGACCCTCGCCGAGCCGTCGGGCGACGCCGCCGACTCCTACCACCGGTACGCCGACGACATCCGGCTGCTGGCCGAGTCCGGGCTCACCTCGTACCGGTTCTCGATCGAGTGGGCGCGCATCGAGCCGGCCGAGGGTCGCTTCTCGCGGGCCGAGCTGGACCACTACCGCCGCATGATCGACTGCTGCCTCGAGCACGGGGTCACGCCGCTCGTCACGCTGCACCACTTCACCTCGCCGCGCTGGTTCGCGGAGGACGGCGGCTGGACCGACCCGCGGTCCGTCGAGCGGTTCGCGCGGTACGTCGAGCACGTGCTGCCGCTGCTCGACCGCGCGTCGCACGTGTTCACCATCAACGAGCCGAACATCCTCGCGATGATGATCACGGCCGCCAAGGGCACCGAGCAGCTCCAGGCCGGCACGATGCACGCGCCCGACCCGGTCGCGACCGAGCACCTCATCGCCGCGCACCGCCGGGCCGTGGAGCTCGTGCGGACCGTCGGGGTGCCCGTCGGGTGGCCCGTCGCGCCGCAGCAGTTCTTCGCCGACCCCGGCGCCGAGGAGGTCCTGCGCGAGTACGCCTACCCGCGCGAGACCGTCTTCCTCGAGGCCTCGCGCGGCGACGACTTCGTCGCCGTCCAGGCCTACACGCGCACGCGCATCACCGTGGACGGGCCGCTGCCCGCCCCCGAGGACTCGGAGAAGACGCTCACCGGGTGGGAGTACTACCCGGCCGCCATCGCGGAGGCCGCGCGCCTCGGGCACGAGCTCACCGGCCTGCCGGTCCTCGTCTCGGAGAACGGCATCGCGACGGCGGACGACGCGCGCCGCATCGACTACACGCGCGACGCCCTGCGCGCGCTGCACGCCGAGATGGAGGCGGGCCTCCCGCTGCTCGGCTACCTCCACTGGTCGCTGCTCGACAACTACGAGTGGGGCTCGTACGCCCCGACGTTCGGGCTCGTCGCGTGGGACCCGGAGACCTTCGAGCGCACGCCCAAGCCCAGCCTCGCCTGGCTCGGCGGCGTCGCCCGCGGCACGGTCTCGCTCGACGACTGA
- a CDS encoding substrate-binding domain-containing protein has translation MRRKIIVSALAVTALALAGACSAVDTGTGDTSGSGSTDQAETTLPASCDGENPYVAVSLPNLTNPYYVAMKQGFEDGGAANGFDVEVQVANDDDAQQLAQVEAMLQKDPCALALNPVKSEPAAGIVKAANDAGVPVFTVNVIVDEDALAAQGATIVQYLGADNEAGGRAMGEKVLEDLGADAALSIGFITEPDERPVVIRDEGFTDAVSANPNAEVVAKVDGNVKPDDSLRVTGEMLQGNQDINVIWASTGPAVYGALQALGNRTDVALYGFCASEEPLTEVYRGCVAQEPESYGTQVTEQIRAYVDGEDVEPEILLPLKAFTVGETPAPGEVG, from the coding sequence ATGCGACGCAAGATCATCGTCTCGGCCCTCGCCGTGACCGCCCTCGCCCTCGCGGGCGCCTGCTCCGCCGTCGACACCGGCACCGGCGACACGAGCGGGAGCGGCTCGACCGACCAGGCCGAGACCACCCTGCCCGCGTCCTGCGACGGGGAGAACCCGTACGTCGCGGTCAGCCTCCCGAACCTCACCAACCCGTACTACGTGGCCATGAAGCAGGGCTTCGAGGACGGCGGCGCCGCCAACGGGTTCGACGTCGAGGTCCAGGTCGCGAACGACGACGACGCCCAGCAGCTCGCCCAGGTCGAGGCCATGCTGCAGAAGGACCCGTGCGCGCTCGCGCTGAACCCCGTGAAGTCGGAGCCCGCCGCGGGGATCGTCAAGGCGGCGAACGACGCCGGCGTGCCCGTCTTCACCGTGAACGTCATCGTCGACGAGGACGCGCTCGCCGCCCAGGGCGCGACGATCGTCCAGTACCTCGGCGCGGACAACGAGGCGGGCGGCCGCGCGATGGGCGAGAAGGTCCTCGAGGATCTCGGCGCCGACGCCGCGCTGAGCATCGGCTTCATCACCGAGCCCGACGAGCGCCCGGTCGTCATCCGTGACGAGGGCTTCACCGACGCGGTGTCGGCGAACCCGAACGCGGAGGTCGTCGCCAAGGTCGACGGCAACGTCAAGCCCGACGACTCGCTGCGCGTCACGGGCGAGATGCTCCAGGGCAACCAGGACATCAACGTCATCTGGGCCTCGACCGGCCCCGCCGTCTACGGCGCGCTGCAGGCGCTGGGCAACCGCACCGACGTCGCGCTCTACGGGTTCTGCGCCTCCGAGGAGCCGCTCACCGAGGTGTACCGCGGCTGCGTCGCGCAGGAGCCGGAGAGCTACGGCACCCAGGTGACCGAGCAGATCCGCGCGTACGTCGACGGCGAGGACGTCGAGCCGGAGATCCTCCTGCCGCTCAAGGCGTTCACCGTCGGCGAGACCCCTGCGCCGGGGGAGGTCGGCTGA
- a CDS encoding extracellular solute-binding protein, translating into MKLGRKAVAIGVVGLLALTACGRADDESTGGETDAGSTTTVDDAPAKGDITIWAMGEEGEKLPDFVQGFTDENPDANVEVTTIPWADVMTKFQTAVAAGTVPDAIMIGSSFMPTMVATGGLAPVPDGLVDSADFVEGAAASTVADGVEYGVPWYVETRVLYYRSDLAKAAGVEAPTTWEELTSFAEAMQANGSTFGLQLPMGDAEDSTQVILPFYSQAGGSVLNEAGDAFDLDNQAMVDALDYYASFFTEGLSPLSGYGDSQNSAFVDGSDPAFISGPWMVNVLADLQGEDWVEQNVATVPVPAGSANNDSYIGGGHLGVFAEAKNPDGAWKLVRWLAQPETQQAWFDATSDLPALTTAWDYEPLTSNPRTQVLQEQLENTIAPPTVPSWDELSATIETEAEKVANGQVTSEDAAKAIQAKADTLGLGW; encoded by the coding sequence ATGAAGCTCGGACGCAAGGCGGTCGCCATCGGCGTCGTCGGACTCCTGGCCCTGACCGCGTGCGGTCGTGCGGACGACGAGTCGACGGGTGGCGAGACCGACGCCGGGTCCACCACGACGGTGGACGACGCGCCCGCGAAGGGTGACATCACGATCTGGGCGATGGGTGAGGAGGGCGAGAAGCTGCCCGACTTCGTCCAGGGCTTCACGGACGAGAACCCCGACGCGAACGTCGAGGTCACCACGATCCCGTGGGCCGACGTCATGACGAAGTTCCAGACCGCCGTCGCCGCGGGCACCGTGCCCGACGCGATCATGATCGGCTCGTCCTTCATGCCGACGATGGTCGCCACCGGCGGCCTCGCGCCCGTCCCGGACGGCCTCGTCGACAGCGCGGACTTCGTCGAGGGCGCTGCCGCCTCCACCGTCGCCGACGGCGTCGAGTACGGCGTGCCGTGGTACGTCGAGACCCGCGTCCTGTACTACCGCTCCGACCTGGCCAAGGCGGCCGGGGTCGAGGCGCCCACGACGTGGGAGGAGCTCACGTCGTTCGCCGAGGCGATGCAGGCCAACGGCTCGACCTTCGGCCTCCAGCTCCCCATGGGCGACGCCGAGGACTCCACGCAGGTCATCCTGCCGTTCTACTCGCAGGCCGGCGGCTCGGTCCTCAACGAGGCCGGCGACGCGTTCGACCTCGACAACCAGGCGATGGTCGACGCGCTCGACTACTACGCGTCGTTCTTCACCGAGGGCCTGTCCCCGCTGTCCGGCTACGGCGACTCGCAGAACAGCGCGTTCGTCGACGGCTCGGACCCGGCGTTCATCTCCGGCCCGTGGATGGTCAACGTGCTCGCCGACCTCCAGGGCGAGGACTGGGTCGAGCAGAACGTCGCGACCGTCCCGGTGCCCGCGGGCTCCGCGAACAACGACTCGTACATCGGCGGCGGGCACCTCGGCGTCTTCGCCGAGGCCAAGAACCCCGACGGCGCGTGGAAGCTCGTGCGCTGGCTCGCCCAGCCCGAGACGCAGCAGGCCTGGTTCGACGCGACGAGCGACCTTCCCGCCCTCACCACCGCGTGGGACTACGAGCCCCTGACGTCCAACCCCCGCACGCAGGTGCTCCAGGAGCAGCTCGAGAACACGATCGCCCCGCCGACCGTGCCGAGCTGGGACGAGCTCTCCGCGACGATCGAGACCGAGGCCGAGAAGGTCGCGAACGGTCAGGTCACGTCCGAGGACGCCGCCAAGGCGATCCAGGCCAAGGCCGACACGCTCGGGCTCGGCTGGTAA
- a CDS encoding transaldolase family protein yields the protein MLYIDSADRDQVERLLATGLFAGVTTNPTILRRAGLTVDDAPDVHRWARAAGAGTVFLQAVGPDEAALEAHGRELVGLGPDVVVKLPATRDGLAVSRRLTREGVPVLVTAVYHASQALLADAAGAGWIAPYVGRMSDLGLDGVEQTVDLHATLRASGQGCRVLAASLRDTTQVAALAARGIEDFTLSTALCAALLENPDTVAAAAQFETDARAAG from the coding sequence ATGCTGTACATCGACTCCGCCGACCGCGACCAGGTCGAGCGGCTCCTCGCGACCGGCCTGTTCGCCGGCGTCACCACGAACCCGACGATCCTGCGCCGGGCGGGCCTCACCGTCGACGACGCCCCCGACGTCCACCGGTGGGCGCGCGCGGCCGGCGCGGGGACGGTGTTCCTCCAGGCCGTCGGCCCGGACGAGGCGGCGCTGGAGGCGCACGGCCGGGAGCTCGTCGGCCTCGGCCCGGACGTCGTCGTCAAGCTGCCCGCGACCCGCGACGGCCTCGCCGTCTCTCGCCGGCTGACGCGCGAGGGGGTGCCCGTGCTCGTCACGGCGGTCTACCACGCGTCCCAGGCGCTCCTCGCGGACGCGGCCGGTGCGGGCTGGATCGCGCCCTATGTCGGGCGGATGAGCGACCTGGGCCTCGACGGCGTCGAGCAGACGGTCGACCTCCACGCGACGTTGCGCGCGTCGGGCCAGGGGTGCCGGGTGCTCGCCGCGAGCCTGCGCGACACGACCCAGGTCGCGGCGCTCGCGGCCCGCGGGATCGAGGACTTCACGCTGTCCACCGCGCTCTGCGCGGCGCTCCTGGAGAACCCGGACACCGTCGCTGCGGCGGCGCAGTTCGAGACGGACGCCCGCGCGGCGGGGTGA
- a CDS encoding sugar ABC transporter ATP-binding protein: protein MTDGTTSVPRGAAERGALRASGIVKSFSHVRVLKGIDLTLAAGTVTGLVGHNGAGKSTLLRVLAGAHPADEGTVTVDGHALPQGSPTAALDAGISTVYQELSLLPNLTVTQNVFLGRELTRGGALDRRAMREQSRALADRFGLAVDVDRKLGAYPVATRQLLEIAVAVARDARYLLLDEPTTSLEGGQVERFLETVRDLARTEGLGILLVDHKLDELYAVADHVVALVDGEVRIAGPAGTVDRQAVVHAIAGDEAVASTGGVTEAARRTDVVPLDAGARPSLVVRNLRTPALADVSLTARPGRVLGVYGLIGAGRTELLRTLVGLDKVLAGSIELDGAPYRPATPAEAQRRGLVYLTEERKVDGIVGGLDATTNVVLPVLDRYRRLGLLDKRRMRREATALMDRMQVRGDREGPVERLSGGNQQKVLLARVLAQAPRVLLLDEPTKGVDIGVKTEIHRLLRSLAHDDGLTVVVVSSEEEEILELADDVVTLTEGRCDGDVVAAGELSSVDLRHAAWSAA, encoded by the coding sequence ATGACCGACGGCACGACGTCGGTCCCGCGGGGCGCCGCCGAGCGCGGCGCCCTGCGGGCCAGCGGGATCGTCAAGAGCTTCTCGCACGTGCGGGTGCTCAAGGGCATCGACCTGACGCTCGCGGCGGGCACGGTCACCGGGCTCGTCGGGCACAACGGTGCCGGCAAGTCGACGCTGCTCCGCGTCCTCGCCGGCGCGCACCCCGCCGACGAGGGCACGGTGACCGTGGACGGCCACGCGCTGCCCCAGGGCTCCCCGACGGCCGCGCTCGACGCGGGCATCTCCACCGTCTACCAGGAGCTGTCGCTCCTGCCGAACCTCACGGTCACGCAGAACGTGTTCCTCGGTCGTGAGCTGACGCGCGGGGGAGCGCTCGACCGGCGCGCCATGCGCGAGCAGTCCCGCGCGCTCGCGGACCGGTTCGGCCTCGCGGTGGACGTCGACCGCAAGCTCGGCGCCTACCCCGTCGCGACCCGCCAGCTCCTCGAGATCGCGGTGGCCGTGGCGCGCGACGCGCGCTACCTGCTGCTCGACGAGCCGACGACGAGCCTCGAGGGCGGGCAGGTCGAGCGGTTCCTCGAGACCGTGCGCGACCTGGCCCGCACCGAGGGCCTCGGGATCCTGCTCGTCGACCACAAGCTCGACGAGCTCTACGCGGTCGCCGACCACGTCGTCGCGCTCGTCGACGGCGAGGTCCGCATCGCCGGCCCGGCCGGCACGGTCGACCGGCAGGCGGTCGTGCACGCGATCGCCGGGGACGAGGCCGTCGCCTCGACGGGCGGGGTCACGGAGGCGGCGCGCCGCACCGACGTCGTCCCGCTCGACGCGGGCGCCCGCCCGTCCCTCGTGGTGCGGAACCTGCGCACGCCCGCGCTCGCCGACGTCAGCCTCACGGCCCGCCCCGGCCGCGTGCTGGGCGTCTACGGGCTCATCGGCGCCGGCCGCACCGAGCTGCTGCGCACGCTCGTCGGCCTCGACAAGGTCCTGGCCGGGAGCATCGAGCTCGACGGCGCGCCGTACCGGCCCGCGACCCCCGCCGAGGCCCAGCGGCGCGGGCTCGTCTACCTGACCGAGGAGCGCAAGGTCGACGGCATCGTCGGCGGGCTGGACGCGACGACGAACGTCGTCCTCCCGGTCCTCGACCGGTACCGCCGGCTCGGCCTGCTCGACAAGCGACGCATGCGCCGCGAGGCGACGGCCCTCATGGACCGCATGCAGGTCCGCGGGGACCGCGAGGGCCCCGTCGAGCGCCTGTCCGGCGGCAACCAGCAGAAGGTGCTGCTCGCCCGCGTCCTGGCGCAGGCGCCGCGCGTGCTGCTGCTCGACGAGCCCACCAAGGGCGTCGACATCGGCGTCAAGACCGAGATCCACCGGCTCCTGCGCTCGCTCGCGCACGACGACGGGCTCACGGTCGTCGTCGTGTCCAGCGAGGAGGAGGAGATCCTCGAGCTCGCGGACGACGTCGTCACCCTCACGGAGGGCCGGTGCGACGGCGACGTCGTCGCGGCCGGCGAGCTGTCCTCCGTGGACCTGCGGCACGCGGCCTGGAGCGCCGCGTGA
- a CDS encoding sugar ABC transporter permease has translation MTTTTEGRRRRTAGAVHRRRQALVAWLFALPFVAVFTVFMLGPLLASFGMSFSDLTIRDIKTPFAVNFVGLENFTGVFQDELFRKALLNTFYFVLVGIPLTMVLGLALAVALNSGIEKFRSVFRVGYYTPVVTSIVAVAVVWRFILQDSGLVNTVLGWVGIDGPDWLNDSTWAMPSIILMAAWRNMGTLMIIFLAGLQAIPRDVYEAAEVDGAGSWRRFRSITVPLMRPTLLLGAVLLSVGFLQVFEEPFVMTKGGPVNSTLTISYYVYNQFGYGNYAFASAAAYVLFALIAALAAVQFRLLRSKED, from the coding sequence ATGACCACCACCACCGAGGGACGGCGCCGGCGCACGGCCGGCGCCGTCCACCGGCGACGGCAAGCGCTCGTCGCCTGGCTGTTCGCGCTCCCGTTCGTCGCGGTCTTCACGGTCTTCATGCTGGGGCCGCTGCTCGCGTCGTTCGGGATGTCGTTCTCGGACCTCACGATCCGTGACATCAAGACGCCGTTCGCGGTGAACTTCGTCGGGCTCGAGAACTTCACCGGTGTCTTCCAGGACGAGCTCTTCCGCAAGGCGCTGCTCAACACCTTCTACTTCGTCCTCGTCGGCATCCCGCTGACGATGGTGCTCGGCCTCGCCCTGGCCGTGGCCCTCAACTCGGGCATCGAGAAGTTCCGCAGCGTCTTCCGCGTCGGCTACTACACGCCCGTCGTGACGTCGATCGTCGCGGTGGCCGTCGTGTGGCGGTTCATCCTCCAGGACTCCGGCCTCGTCAACACCGTGCTCGGCTGGGTCGGGATCGACGGTCCCGACTGGCTCAACGACAGCACCTGGGCCATGCCGTCGATCATCCTCATGGCCGCCTGGCGCAACATGGGCACGCTCATGATCATCTTCCTCGCCGGGCTCCAGGCGATCCCGCGCGACGTCTACGAGGCCGCCGAGGTCGACGGCGCCGGCTCGTGGCGCCGGTTCCGCTCCATCACGGTCCCGCTCATGCGCCCCACCCTGCTGCTCGGCGCGGTGCTGCTGTCCGTCGGCTTCCTCCAGGTGTTCGAGGAGCCGTTCGTCATGACCAAGGGCGGCCCGGTCAACTCCACGCTGACCATCAGCTACTACGTCTACAACCAGTTCGGGTACGGCAACTACGCGTTCGCCTCCGCAGCCGCGTACGTGCTCTTCGCGCTGATCGCCGCGCTCGCCGCCGTCCAGTTCCGCCTGCTGCGGTCGAAGGAGGATTGA
- a CDS encoding carbohydrate ABC transporter permease, with translation MTVTSSRTTPATPGTAGTTTRRRPRRPIRWSRGATYTALVVGLLLTLMPFIWMALGSFKTQGELLQRPITWWPQDPTLDNYERWLSQLNYGQYFTNSIVVAVAVVLGNIVFCSMVGYALAKMSFPGKRVLFALVMLTLMVPGVVTLVPMFVLVSNMGLVNTYPALILPFLAGPLGVFLMRQFMLGIPDALIEAARIDGAGEFRIFFRIVLPQCGPPLATLSILTFLGSWNNFLWPLVVAQTENMYTLPVALSLYSVGSNGTYYGLLMAGSVLVVTPILILFLFLQRYFVQGIAMTGIK, from the coding sequence ATGACCGTCACGTCCTCGCGGACCACCCCCGCGACGCCCGGGACCGCCGGCACGACCACCCGGCGCCGCCCGCGGCGCCCGATCCGGTGGTCGCGCGGCGCCACGTACACGGCGCTCGTCGTCGGGCTGCTCCTGACCCTCATGCCGTTCATCTGGATGGCGCTCGGCAGCTTCAAGACGCAGGGCGAGCTGCTCCAGCGCCCCATCACGTGGTGGCCGCAGGACCCCACGCTCGACAACTACGAGCGGTGGCTCTCCCAGCTCAACTACGGGCAGTACTTCACCAACTCGATCGTCGTGGCCGTCGCCGTGGTGCTCGGCAACATCGTGTTCTGCTCGATGGTCGGCTACGCCCTGGCGAAGATGAGCTTCCCCGGCAAGCGGGTGCTGTTCGCCCTCGTCATGCTCACGCTCATGGTCCCGGGCGTCGTCACGCTCGTGCCGATGTTCGTGCTCGTGTCCAACATGGGGCTCGTCAACACCTACCCGGCACTCATCCTGCCGTTCCTCGCCGGACCGCTCGGCGTGTTCCTCATGCGGCAGTTCATGCTCGGCATCCCGGACGCGCTCATCGAGGCCGCCCGGATCGACGGCGCAGGCGAGTTCCGGATCTTCTTCCGCATCGTGCTGCCCCAGTGCGGGCCGCCGCTCGCGACGCTGAGCATCCTCACGTTCCTCGGGTCGTGGAACAACTTCCTGTGGCCCCTGGTCGTGGCGCAGACCGAGAACATGTACACCCTCCCGGTCGCGCTCTCGCTGTACTCGGTCGGCTCGAACGGCACCTACTACGGCCTCCTCATGGCCGGGTCCGTGCTCGTCGTGACGCCGATCCTCATCCTGTTCCTGTTCCTGCAGCGCTACTTCGTGCAGGGCATCGCCATGACCGGCATCAAGTGA
- a CDS encoding ABC transporter permease — protein MSRRRVPDEVGIAGILVLVVVVMSLLSPNFRTAGNFEVLLLNGAVVALLALGQTFVLLTGGIDLSTGSNLALTGMAAALGMQAGLPWWAATVLALVVGVAVGLVNGVFVHYLRLPPFIATFSMFGIAGSIPMILTGAASVTVRDPMFAFLGRGGIFGIPTPILIVALVAVVFSVLLARTSTGVHIYALGGNKETARLAGIHTGRTTLFVYAVSGLCAALAGVVTTSRLMVGYPSAGSGNELFYSIAAAVVGGVSLFGGVGSIGGALLGAVLIATVSNGMNVVGVDSFWQPLVIGVIILAGVSLDTYRRSLSTTGGRGRLFLQLLQPRRAERATS, from the coding sequence ATGTCGCGACGACGCGTCCCTGACGAGGTCGGGATCGCGGGGATCTTGGTCCTCGTGGTGGTGGTGATGAGTCTGCTGTCCCCGAACTTCCGCACCGCCGGGAACTTCGAGGTCCTGCTGCTGAACGGTGCCGTGGTGGCGCTGCTCGCGCTGGGCCAGACCTTCGTGCTGCTCACCGGTGGCATCGACCTCTCGACGGGGTCCAACCTCGCCCTCACGGGCATGGCCGCAGCGCTCGGGATGCAGGCGGGGCTGCCCTGGTGGGCCGCCACGGTCCTCGCGCTCGTCGTCGGCGTCGCGGTCGGCCTCGTCAACGGGGTCTTCGTGCACTACCTGCGCCTGCCCCCGTTCATCGCGACGTTCTCGATGTTCGGCATCGCCGGGAGCATCCCCATGATCCTCACGGGCGCGGCGTCGGTCACGGTGCGCGACCCGATGTTCGCCTTCCTCGGGCGCGGCGGGATCTTCGGGATCCCGACGCCGATCCTCATCGTGGCGCTCGTCGCCGTCGTCTTCAGCGTCCTCCTGGCGCGCACGAGCACGGGCGTCCACATCTACGCGCTCGGCGGCAACAAGGAGACGGCGCGCCTCGCGGGCATCCACACCGGGCGCACCACCCTCTTCGTCTACGCGGTCTCCGGACTGTGCGCCGCGCTCGCCGGCGTCGTGACGACCTCGCGCCTCATGGTCGGCTACCCGTCCGCCGGCTCGGGCAACGAGCTCTTCTACTCGATCGCCGCCGCGGTGGTCGGCGGGGTGAGCCTGTTCGGCGGGGTCGGCTCGATCGGCGGCGCGCTGCTCGGTGCGGTGCTCATCGCGACCGTCTCGAACGGCATGAACGTCGTCGGCGTCGACAGCTTCTGGCAGCCGCTCGTCATCGGCGTGATCATCCTCGCCGGCGTCAGCCTCGACACCTACCGCCGCTCGCTCTCGACCACCGGGGGGAGAGGCCGCCTCTTCCTCCAGCTCCTCCAACCACGTCGCGCCGAGCGCGCCACGTCCTGA